A single genomic interval of Desulfovibrio sp. harbors:
- a CDS encoding sigma-54-dependent transcriptional regulator yields the protein MGSKKILLVDDEEEVTRILAKRLGRRGYECTSAANGQLALDAMQQEAYSVVIMDVKMPVMDGMSALQKIHQLWPETQVILLSGHADMQLAVQAMSEGAFGYLMKPVDLDELLFKIEDAATQRRLEAEQGGVN from the coding sequence ATGGGGTCAAAAAAAATCCTGCTGGTTGATGATGAAGAGGAAGTGACACGCATTCTGGCTAAACGCCTGGGGCGCAGAGGGTACGAGTGCACCTCGGCCGCCAATGGGCAGTTGGCGCTGGATGCCATGCAGCAAGAAGCGTACAGCGTGGTTATAATGGATGTGAAAATGCCTGTTATGGATGGGATGAGCGCGTTGCAAAAAATCCATCAGCTTTGGCCGGAAACCCAGGTTATTCTGCTTTCTGGCCACGCCGATATGCAGCTGGCGGTACAGGCCATGAGCGAGGGGGCCTTTGGCTACCTCATGAAGCCGGTTGACCTTGACGAACTGCTTTTTAAAATTGAAGATGCCGCCACCCAGCGCCGCCTCGAAGCGGAGCAGGGCGGCGTAAACTGA
- a CDS encoding DsbA family protein: protein MSMWKKTGLVALAALVVLGGLIACSPCRAEAAAVQITDENLAQMLEKLLQERPDLVMDVLRNNSEAVLDIAQQGSNMRRQRSLEAQWSQEMKTTKSVKLDGRPVLGPKNAKVRIVAFSDFTCHFCQQASGTVSAILKEYGKDVSLVFKNLPLDDKGPASIASKYFLAIAQQSEEKAWKFHDALFAGRDKLVTDGEAFLKTTAQDLGVDMKRLAKDVHSKKVSDIMAEDQQDAQKLGVEGTPYFLVNDLVVRGALPPDLFKKAIDMAKAKAEGTSPK, encoded by the coding sequence ATGAGCATGTGGAAAAAAACAGGTTTGGTTGCCCTTGCGGCGCTTGTGGTTTTGGGTGGTCTTATTGCCTGCTCGCCCTGCCGGGCAGAAGCTGCGGCCGTGCAGATTACAGATGAAAATCTGGCGCAGATGCTGGAAAAATTGTTGCAGGAACGCCCTGATCTGGTGATGGACGTGTTGCGCAACAATAGCGAGGCAGTACTGGACATCGCCCAGCAGGGTTCCAACATGCGCAGGCAGCGCAGCCTTGAGGCGCAGTGGAGCCAGGAGATGAAGACGACCAAGTCCGTCAAGCTTGATGGCCGGCCTGTGCTGGGCCCCAAAAACGCCAAGGTGCGCATCGTGGCCTTTTCAGATTTTACCTGCCACTTTTGCCAGCAGGCATCAGGAACGGTGAGCGCCATTTTGAAGGAATACGGCAAGGACGTGAGCCTGGTGTTCAAAAACCTGCCTTTGGATGACAAAGGCCCGGCCAGTATCGCATCCAAGTATTTTCTCGCCATTGCGCAGCAGAGTGAAGAAAAAGCCTGGAAGTTCCATGACGCCCTGTTTGCCGGTCGCGACAAGCTTGTGACAGATGGCGAGGCTTTTTTGAAAACCACGGCCCAGGATCTTGGCGTGGACATGAAGCGCCTTGCCAAGGACGTGCACAGCAAAAAAGTGTCGGACATCATGGCCGAAGATCAGCAGGACGCGCAAAAGCTCGGCGTGGAAGGCACGCCGTATTTTCTCGTCAATGATCTTGTGGTGCGCGGCGCGTTGCCGCCGGATCTCTTCAAGAAGGCCATCGATATGGCCAAGGCCAAGGCTGAGGGTACTTCACCCAAATAG
- a CDS encoding GNAT family N-acetyltransferase, producing MKIFAVKAEDLPAILALQKQAFESEARLVGSYEIPPMTQTLADLEQEFATRVMLKAVMDDGEIVGSVRAKIENTTAHIGRLMVKPELQGQGIGTRLLAAIEKVCAQNRYELFTSAKSRRNVALYEKAGYCAFKEAEFMPGVRLVWLQKSIGFKKSCD from the coding sequence ATGAAAATTTTTGCCGTCAAAGCAGAGGATTTGCCAGCCATTCTGGCGTTGCAGAAACAAGCCTTTGAAAGTGAGGCCCGGCTTGTGGGCAGTTATGAGATACCGCCCATGACGCAAACGCTCGCTGACCTTGAGCAGGAGTTTGCTACACGCGTCATGCTCAAGGCAGTAATGGACGATGGCGAGATTGTGGGATCAGTGCGGGCTAAAATTGAAAACACCACCGCCCATATCGGTCGGCTGATGGTCAAGCCAGAGCTTCAGGGGCAGGGCATTGGCACACGCTTGCTTGCTGCCATCGAAAAAGTGTGTGCGCAAAACCGCTACGAACTATTCACCAGCGCAAAAAGCCGTCGCAATGTGGCTTTGTATGAAAAAGCTGGATATTGCGCTTTTAAGGAAGCGGAGTTCATGCCCGGCGTGCGTCTTGTCTGGTTGCAAAAGAGCATCGGCTTCAAAAAAAGCTGTGATTAA